The following proteins are encoded in a genomic region of Verrucomicrobiota bacterium:
- a CDS encoding L-lysine 6-transaminase — translation MNRASDQSAPDAAPAERPAAASISPAEVVRELRKHVLLDGLRIVVDLERSRGSELVDAVTGRRLLDLYGFYGSMPVGFNHPRFDRADVRHELLAAARTKVANSDVCSVPFAEFVRTFSRVAGLPPLERYFFIEGGAVAVENAMKAAMDWKTRKNLAAGRGARGTEILHFTNAFHGRSGYTLSVTNTDPLKVQHFAKFNWPRITAPRVDFSLPEPRRTGAAIIAELRAEAEIREAFKRRPHEIAAMLIEPIQGEGGDNHFRPEFLRLLRQICDEQEALLIFDEVQCGLGLTGKTWCCGHFGVVPDLLAFGKKVQVCGVMAGPRLDEVRDNVFRLPGRINSTWGGNLADMVRSTHCLRIIEEERLVENAAVRGEEFLLGLQAVASEFEFVSAPRGRGLMLAFDLPDRATRDAFWTGLHELGALALRSGERTLRFRPALDIRTEAVNRALVLIREQCQRTRSPARPNVTNPPLRVAAHRSEFPKAA, via the coding sequence ATGAACAGGGCTTCGGACCAGTCCGCTCCGGATGCCGCCCCTGCGGAACGGCCAGCCGCGGCTTCCATTTCCCCCGCCGAGGTCGTCCGCGAACTGAGGAAGCACGTGCTGTTGGACGGACTCCGCATCGTCGTGGACCTCGAGCGCAGCCGCGGCAGTGAACTCGTGGACGCAGTGACCGGGCGCCGGTTGCTCGACCTCTACGGTTTCTACGGCTCCATGCCCGTCGGCTTCAACCATCCGCGTTTCGACCGCGCCGACGTGCGCCACGAGCTGCTCGCGGCGGCGAGGACGAAGGTCGCGAACTCCGATGTCTGCTCCGTCCCGTTCGCGGAGTTCGTCCGCACGTTCAGCCGCGTCGCGGGACTGCCGCCGCTCGAGCGCTATTTCTTCATCGAGGGCGGCGCGGTCGCGGTCGAAAACGCGATGAAGGCCGCGATGGATTGGAAGACAAGGAAAAACCTCGCGGCGGGGCGCGGCGCGCGTGGCACGGAGATACTCCACTTCACGAACGCATTCCACGGCCGGAGCGGCTACACACTGAGCGTGACGAACACCGACCCGCTGAAGGTGCAGCACTTCGCCAAGTTCAACTGGCCGCGCATCACGGCGCCGCGCGTGGACTTCTCGCTTCCCGAACCGAGGCGAACGGGTGCGGCCATCATCGCCGAGTTGCGCGCCGAGGCGGAGATTCGCGAGGCGTTCAAGCGCCGGCCGCACGAGATCGCCGCGATGCTCATCGAGCCCATTCAGGGCGAGGGCGGCGACAACCATTTCCGGCCCGAGTTCCTGCGGCTGCTGCGGCAGATTTGCGACGAGCAGGAAGCGCTGCTGATCTTCGACGAGGTGCAGTGCGGGCTCGGGCTCACGGGGAAGACGTGGTGCTGCGGGCATTTCGGTGTGGTGCCCGACCTGCTGGCGTTCGGCAAGAAGGTGCAGGTCTGCGGCGTGATGGCCGGCCCGCGGCTCGACGAGGTCCGCGACAACGTGTTCCGCCTGCCCGGACGCATCAACTCGACGTGGGGCGGCAACCTTGCCGACATGGTGCGCTCGACCCATTGCCTGCGCATCATCGAGGAGGAACGCCTCGTCGAGAACGCGGCCGTGCGCGGCGAGGAGTTCCTACTGGGCCTGCAGGCGGTCGCGTCGGAGTTTGAGTTCGTGAGCGCGCCGCGCGGGCGCGGTTTGATGCTGGCGTTCGACCTGCCGGACCGCGCGACGCGCGACGCCTTCTGGACCGGGCTGCACGAGTTGGGAGCGCTCGCGCTTCGGTCGGGTGAACGGACGTTGAGATTCAGGCCGGCGCTGGACATCCGCACCGAGGCGGTGAACCGCGCGCTCGTGTTGATTCGCGAGCAATGCCAGCGCACACGTTCGCCCGCGCGTCCGAATGTGACGAACCCGCCGTTGCGCGTCGCGGCGCATCGAAGCGAATTCCCGAAAGCCGCGTAG